In one Cronobacter dublinensis subsp. dublinensis LMG 23823 genomic region, the following are encoded:
- the menI gene encoding 1,4-dihydroxy-2-naphthoyl-CoA hydrolase encodes MIWRRTATLEALNAMGASNMVGLLDIRFTRLDDSEIEATMPVDRRTHQPFGLLHGGASVVLAETLGSVAGYLCTEGEQNVVGLEVNANHLRSVRSGRVRGVCRAVHVGRRHQVWQIEIFDDENRLCCSSRLTTAVV; translated from the coding sequence ATGATTTGGCGACGTACAGCGACGCTTGAGGCGCTCAACGCCATGGGCGCGAGCAATATGGTCGGGCTGCTGGATATCCGCTTCACCCGGCTGGATGACAGCGAAATTGAAGCCACCATGCCGGTGGACCGCCGCACCCATCAGCCGTTCGGGCTGCTGCACGGCGGGGCGTCAGTGGTGCTGGCCGAGACGCTCGGCTCAGTCGCGGGCTATCTGTGCACCGAAGGCGAGCAAAACGTCGTCGGGCTTGAGGTCAACGCCAACCACCTGCGCAGCGTGCGCAGCGGCCGCGTGCGCGGCGTCTGTCGCGCGGTGCACGTCGGGCGTCGCCATCAGGTGTGGCAGATTGAGATTTTCGATGACGAAAACCGGCTTTGCTGCTCATCCCGGCTGACGACCGCCGTGGTGTAA
- the sufA gene encoding Fe-S cluster assembly scaffold SufA: MESQAGTFNPAEFSWQGLTMTPDAAKHIRDLMAQKPGLLGVRLSVKQSGCAGFGYVLDTVSEPKDDDLVFEADGARLYVPLQAMPFIDGTEVDYVREGLNQIFKFNNPKAQHACGCGESFGVQAE; encoded by the coding sequence ATGGAATCACAAGCAGGTACGTTTAACCCCGCCGAGTTCAGCTGGCAGGGCCTGACGATGACGCCAGACGCGGCGAAACATATTCGCGATTTAATGGCGCAGAAACCGGGTCTGCTGGGGGTGCGCCTTAGCGTGAAACAGAGCGGCTGCGCCGGGTTTGGCTACGTGCTGGACACGGTTAGCGAGCCCAAAGACGACGATCTCGTTTTCGAGGCCGACGGCGCGCGCCTGTATGTACCGCTTCAGGCGATGCCGTTTATTGACGGCACCGAAGTGGATTACGTGCGCGAAGGCTTAAACCAGATTTTTAAATTCAATAACCCTAAAGCGCAGCACGCGTGCGGCTGCGGCGAAAGTTTTGGGGTCCAGGCGGAGTAA
- the sufB gene encoding Fe-S cluster assembly protein SufB yields the protein MSRNSEATDDVNTWSGPLNYKEGFFTRLQTDELANGINEEVVRAISAKRNEPEWMLEFRLSAFRAWLEMEEPHWLHAHYDKLNYQDYSYYSAPSCGHCDDACASQPGAVQQPGGNSNSYLTQEVEEAFNQLGVPVREGREVAVDAIFDSVSVATTYREKLAEQGIIFCSFGEAIHDHPELVKKYIGTVVPSNDNFFAALNAAVASDGTFIYVPKGVRCPMELSTYFRINAEKTGQFERTILVADEGSYVSYIEGCSAPVRDSYQLHAAVVEVIIHKDAEVKYSTVQNWFPGDNNTGGILNFVTKRALCEGENSKMSWTQSETGSAITWKYPSVILRGDNSIGEFYSVALTSGHQQADTGTKMIHIGKNTKSTIISKGISAGKSQNSYRGLVKIMPTATNARNFTQCDSMLIGPDCGAHTFPYVECRNNSAQLEHEATTSRIGEDQLFYCLQRGISEEDAISMIVNGFCKDVFSELPLEFAVEAQKLLAISLEHSVG from the coding sequence ATGTCCCGTAACAGTGAAGCAACTGACGATGTGAACACCTGGAGCGGCCCCCTGAACTACAAAGAGGGCTTCTTTACCCGGCTTCAGACCGATGAACTGGCGAACGGCATCAACGAAGAGGTGGTGCGCGCTATTTCGGCCAAACGCAACGAGCCCGAGTGGATGCTCGAATTTCGCCTGAGCGCCTTTCGTGCCTGGCTGGAGATGGAAGAGCCCCACTGGCTGCATGCGCATTACGACAAACTGAATTATCAGGATTACAGCTACTACTCCGCGCCGTCCTGCGGGCATTGCGACGACGCCTGTGCGTCCCAGCCGGGCGCCGTCCAGCAGCCGGGCGGCAACAGCAACAGCTACCTGACGCAGGAAGTGGAAGAGGCATTTAACCAGCTCGGCGTCCCGGTGCGCGAAGGCCGCGAAGTGGCGGTAGACGCGATTTTCGACTCCGTTTCCGTCGCCACCACGTACCGTGAAAAACTGGCGGAGCAGGGGATTATCTTCTGTTCGTTCGGGGAAGCTATCCACGATCACCCGGAGCTGGTGAAAAAATACATCGGCACCGTGGTGCCCTCGAACGATAACTTCTTCGCCGCGCTGAACGCCGCGGTCGCCTCCGACGGCACCTTTATCTACGTGCCGAAGGGCGTGCGCTGCCCGATGGAGCTCTCCACCTATTTCCGTATCAACGCCGAGAAAACCGGCCAGTTCGAACGCACGATTCTGGTGGCGGACGAAGGCAGCTATGTGAGTTATATCGAAGGCTGCTCGGCCCCGGTGCGCGACAGCTACCAGCTGCACGCGGCGGTGGTGGAAGTCATCATCCATAAAGACGCCGAAGTCAAATACTCCACGGTGCAGAACTGGTTCCCTGGCGACAACAACACCGGCGGCATTCTGAATTTCGTCACCAAGCGCGCGCTGTGCGAAGGCGAAAACAGCAAGATGTCCTGGACCCAGTCGGAAACCGGCTCGGCGATCACCTGGAAATACCCGAGCGTCATCCTGCGCGGCGACAACTCCATCGGCGAGTTCTACTCGGTGGCGCTGACCAGCGGCCATCAGCAGGCCGACACCGGCACCAAGATGATCCATATCGGCAAAAATACCAAATCCACGATCATCTCGAAGGGCATTTCGGCGGGTAAAAGCCAGAACAGCTATCGCGGGCTCGTGAAAATCATGCCGACTGCGACTAACGCCCGTAACTTCACCCAGTGCGATTCGATGCTGATAGGCCCGGACTGCGGCGCGCATACCTTCCCGTATGTGGAATGCCGCAACAACAGCGCCCAGCTTGAACACGAGGCGACGACGTCACGCATCGGCGAAGACCAGCTGTTCTACTGCTTACAGCGCGGGATCAGCGAAGAAGATGCTATCTCGATGATTGTGAATGGCTTCTGTAAAGATGTCTTCTCAGAGCTGCCGCTGGAATTCGCGGTCGAAGCGCAAAAATTATTAGCCATTAGCCTTGAGCACAGCGTCGGCTAA
- the sufC gene encoding Fe-S cluster assembly ATPase SufC yields the protein MLSIKDLQVSVEEKAILRGLNLEVKPGEVHAIMGPNGSGKSTLSATLAGREDYEITGGEVHFKDKDLLALSPEERAGEGIFMAFQYPVEIPGVSNQFFLQTALNAVRDYRSQDALDRFDFQDLMEEKIKLLQMPEDLLTRSVNVGFSGGEKKRNDILQMAVLEPDLCILDETDSGLDIDALKIVSEGVNALRDGKRAFIIVTHYQRILDYIKPDFVHVLYQGRIVKSGDFSLVKQLEEQGYGWLTEQQ from the coding sequence ATGTTAAGCATTAAAGATTTACAGGTCAGCGTGGAAGAGAAGGCTATCCTGCGCGGTTTAAACCTGGAGGTAAAACCGGGGGAAGTGCACGCCATTATGGGGCCGAACGGCTCCGGGAAAAGCACGCTTTCCGCGACGCTCGCCGGGCGTGAAGATTATGAAATCACCGGCGGCGAAGTGCATTTCAAAGACAAAGATCTGCTGGCGCTGTCGCCGGAAGAACGCGCGGGCGAGGGCATCTTTATGGCCTTCCAGTATCCGGTGGAAATTCCGGGCGTCAGTAACCAGTTTTTCCTGCAAACCGCACTTAACGCGGTGCGCGACTATCGCAGCCAGGACGCGCTCGACCGCTTCGACTTCCAGGATCTGATGGAAGAGAAAATCAAACTGCTGCAAATGCCTGAGGACTTGCTGACCCGTTCGGTTAACGTCGGTTTCTCCGGCGGTGAGAAAAAGCGTAACGATATTCTGCAGATGGCGGTGCTGGAGCCGGATCTGTGCATTCTTGATGAAACCGACTCGGGGCTTGATATCGACGCCCTGAAAATCGTCTCCGAAGGGGTCAACGCGCTGCGCGACGGCAAACGCGCGTTTATCATCGTCACCCATTACCAGCGCATTCTGGACTACATCAAGCCCGATTTCGTCCATGTGCTGTATCAGGGGCGGATCGTGAAGTCTGGCGACTTCTCTCTGGTTAAACAGCTGGAGGAGCAGGGCTATGGCTGGCTTACCGAACAGCAGTAA
- the sufD gene encoding Fe-S cluster assembly protein SufD yields MAGLPNSSNALQQWHRLFEAQGGERSEEARDHLQQLLRLGLPTRKHENWKYTPLDGLLKHDFVTPAPQPLERAAFDALALPVDALRLVFVDGRFAPELSDATDNSGFDITVSDSRRGLPAPVQPEAFLHLTESLAQSVTHIRVARNQQPSKALLLMHISAGRAGDEINTVHYRHHLELAEGAQATVIEHYVSRDEQPHFTGARLTLQVGANATLNHYKLAFENPASWHFAHNDLIAAQDAHAASSSYLLGAGVLRHNTSTQLNGENITLRVNSLALPVNNEVCDTRTWLEHNKGYCNSRQLHKTIVRDKGRAVFNGLIKVAQHAIKTDGQMTNNNLLLGRLAEVDTKPQLEIYADDVKCSHGATVGRIDDEQMFYLRSRGINEQAAQQMIIYAFAAELTESIHDEALKQQVLARIGQRFAGGEA; encoded by the coding sequence ATGGCTGGCTTACCGAACAGCAGTAACGCGCTGCAACAGTGGCATCGCCTGTTTGAAGCGCAGGGCGGGGAGCGCTCCGAGGAGGCGCGCGACCATCTGCAACAGCTCCTGCGTCTCGGCCTGCCCACCCGCAAGCATGAAAACTGGAAATACACGCCGCTCGACGGCCTGCTGAAGCACGACTTTGTGACGCCTGCGCCGCAGCCGCTTGAGCGCGCCGCGTTTGACGCGCTGGCGCTGCCCGTGGACGCGCTGCGCCTGGTGTTTGTCGATGGCCGCTTCGCGCCTGAATTGAGCGACGCAACAGACAACAGCGGCTTTGACATCACCGTGAGCGACAGCCGCCGCGGGCTGCCCGCGCCGGTGCAGCCAGAGGCGTTTCTACACCTCACCGAGAGCCTCGCACAGAGCGTGACGCACATTCGCGTGGCGCGTAACCAGCAGCCGTCAAAAGCGCTGCTGCTGATGCATATCAGCGCGGGCCGCGCGGGCGATGAAATCAACACGGTTCACTACCGGCATCATCTGGAGCTCGCCGAAGGCGCGCAGGCGACGGTTATCGAGCACTACGTCAGCCGTGACGAACAACCGCACTTCACCGGCGCGCGCCTGACCCTGCAGGTGGGCGCCAACGCAACGCTTAATCACTACAAACTGGCATTTGAAAACCCGGCAAGCTGGCACTTCGCGCATAATGACCTCATTGCCGCGCAGGATGCGCACGCCGCCAGCAGCAGCTATCTGCTCGGCGCGGGCGTGCTGCGCCACAACACCAGCACCCAGCTTAACGGCGAAAACATCACGTTGCGGGTCAACAGCCTTGCGCTGCCGGTGAATAACGAAGTGTGCGATACCCGCACCTGGCTTGAGCACAACAAAGGCTACTGCAACAGCCGCCAGCTGCATAAAACCATCGTGCGCGACAAGGGCCGCGCGGTATTTAACGGGCTGATTAAAGTCGCGCAGCACGCTATCAAAACCGACGGCCAGATGACCAACAACAACCTGCTGCTGGGCCGCCTTGCCGAAGTGGATACCAAACCGCAGCTGGAAATCTACGCCGATGACGTGAAATGCAGCCACGGTGCCACCGTAGGCCGTATCGACGACGAGCAGATGTTCTATCTGCGCTCGCGCGGCATCAACGAACAGGCGGCGCAGCAGATGATTATCTACGCGTTCGCCGCGGAGCTGACCGAAAGCATCCACGACGAGGCGCTTAAACAGCAGGTGCTGGCGCGTATCGGCCAGCGCTTCGCAGGGGGAGAGGCATGA
- the sufS gene encoding cysteine desulfurase SufS, protein MSFSLQKVRSDFPVLSREVNGQPLAYLDSAASAQKPTAVIEAEAEFYRHGYAAVHRGIHTLSAEATQRMEAVRTRAAQFINARLPEEIVFVRGTTEGINLVANSWGNSQLRAGDNLIVTAMEHHANIVPWQMLCERTGAQLRVLPINQDGTLQVDKLPSLIDERTRLLAVTHVSNVLGTENPVADLIATAHQAGVKVLVDGAQAVMHHKVDVQALDCDFYLFSGHKLYGPTGIGILYAKEDILQAMPPWEGGGAMIATVSLTQGTTWAAAPWRFEAGTPNTGGIIALGAAMDYVDAIGLEAIHDYERTLMAYALRELQAVPDLQIYGPAERLGVIAFNLGKHHAYDVGSFLDNYGIAVRTGHHCAMPLMEFYGVPAMCRASLAMYNTEDEVDRLVAGLIRIHRLLG, encoded by the coding sequence ATGAGTTTTTCTCTACAGAAAGTGCGTAGCGATTTTCCGGTGTTGTCGCGCGAGGTCAACGGCCAGCCGCTGGCCTATCTCGACAGCGCTGCCAGCGCCCAGAAGCCGACGGCGGTGATTGAGGCCGAGGCGGAGTTCTACCGCCACGGCTACGCGGCGGTGCATCGCGGTATTCACACGCTGAGCGCAGAAGCCACCCAGCGGATGGAAGCCGTGCGCACCCGCGCGGCGCAGTTTATTAACGCGCGCCTGCCGGAAGAGATTGTCTTTGTGCGCGGCACCACCGAGGGCATTAACCTTGTGGCGAACAGCTGGGGCAACAGCCAGCTGCGCGCGGGCGATAACCTGATCGTCACCGCGATGGAGCACCACGCGAATATCGTGCCCTGGCAGATGCTCTGCGAGCGCACGGGCGCGCAGCTGCGCGTGCTGCCGATTAATCAGGACGGCACCTTACAGGTCGACAAACTGCCTTCGCTCATCGACGAGCGTACCCGCCTGCTGGCGGTGACGCACGTCTCCAACGTGCTCGGCACGGAAAACCCGGTCGCTGATCTTATCGCCACCGCGCACCAGGCGGGCGTGAAAGTGCTGGTGGATGGCGCGCAGGCGGTGATGCACCACAAGGTCGACGTCCAGGCGCTCGACTGCGATTTCTATCTCTTCTCCGGTCACAAGCTTTATGGGCCGACCGGCATCGGCATTCTGTATGCCAAAGAAGATATCCTTCAGGCGATGCCGCCGTGGGAAGGGGGCGGCGCGATGATTGCGACCGTCAGCCTGACGCAGGGCACCACCTGGGCGGCGGCGCCGTGGCGCTTTGAAGCTGGAACGCCTAACACCGGCGGCATTATCGCGCTTGGCGCGGCGATGGATTATGTCGATGCCATCGGGCTTGAGGCCATTCACGACTACGAACGCACGCTGATGGCCTATGCGCTGCGCGAACTGCAGGCGGTGCCGGATTTACAGATTTACGGCCCGGCGGAGCGCCTGGGCGTCATTGCCTTTAACCTCGGTAAACATCACGCCTATGACGTGGGCAGTTTTCTGGATAACTACGGTATTGCGGTGCGCACCGGTCATCACTGCGCGATGCCGCTGATGGAGTTCTACGGCGTGCCTGCGATGTGCCGCGCGTCGCTCGCGATGTACAATACCGAAGATGAAGTGGACCGGCTGGTGGCCGGGCTTATCCGCATTCATCGTCTGTTAGGCTGA
- the sufE gene encoding cysteine desulfuration protein SufE, translating to MAGLPEKEKLLRNFNRCANWEEKYLYIIELGQRLAPLDDAERAPQYRIQGCQSQVWIVMTPRDDGVIEMRGDSDAAIVKGLIAVVFALYQQMTAQDIMNFDVRPWFEEMSLTQHLTPSRSQGLEAMIRAIRAKAADLS from the coding sequence ATGGCTGGTTTGCCGGAAAAAGAGAAACTGCTGCGTAACTTTAACCGCTGCGCTAATTGGGAAGAAAAATATCTCTATATCATCGAGCTCGGCCAGCGTCTGGCCCCGCTTGATGATGCGGAGCGCGCGCCGCAATATCGCATTCAGGGCTGTCAGAGCCAGGTCTGGATAGTAATGACACCGCGTGACGACGGCGTGATTGAAATGCGCGGCGATAGCGACGCGGCTATCGTTAAAGGGCTTATCGCCGTGGTGTTCGCGCTCTATCAGCAGATGACCGCCCAGGACATCATGAATTTCGACGTGCGCCCGTGGTTTGAAGAGATGTCGCTGACGCAGCACCTCACTCCGTCCCGCTCGCAGGGTTTAGAGGCGATGATCCGCGCTATTCGCGCGAAAGCCGCCGACCTGAGCTAA
- the ldtE gene encoding L,D-transpeptidase LdtE has translation MKRTFSFPMLALLVMGATQAHAVDYPLPPPGSRLIGQNQTYIVPAVSKNLEKVAETFQTGVLLLLEANNTVDPFLPTPGSELTIPTQMLLPDTPREGIVVNLAELRLYYYPPGENRVEVYPIGIGLNGRETPVMSTRIIQKIPNPTWTPTAAMRARSQAQGIILPAVIPAGANNPLGRFALRLQQGGGEYLIHGTNARNSIGLRASSGCIRMRAADIKALFNQVAWGTRVQIINEPVKYASEPDGQRYVEVHQPLSRSDADNPQTMPVVITAAFGQFIDDAGTDAMAVDNALTRRAGYPVAVSAHSASPAQITPIQSVRATVTPPAGVGLSEAAVQPVAHVTVQ, from the coding sequence ATGAAACGCACTTTTTCCTTCCCGATGCTCGCGCTGCTGGTAATGGGCGCGACGCAGGCCCACGCTGTCGACTACCCGCTGCCGCCGCCCGGCAGCCGCCTGATTGGTCAGAACCAGACCTATATCGTGCCCGCTGTCAGTAAAAACCTGGAGAAAGTCGCCGAAACGTTCCAGACCGGCGTGCTGTTGCTGCTGGAGGCCAACAATACGGTCGATCCGTTTCTGCCGACGCCTGGCAGCGAGCTGACCATCCCGACGCAGATGCTGCTGCCGGACACGCCGCGCGAAGGAATTGTCGTCAATCTGGCCGAGCTCCGGCTCTATTACTATCCGCCCGGCGAAAACCGCGTAGAAGTGTATCCCATTGGCATCGGCCTGAACGGGCGCGAAACGCCGGTGATGTCGACGCGCATTATCCAGAAAATCCCCAATCCAACCTGGACGCCAACGGCCGCCATGCGCGCCCGCTCGCAGGCGCAGGGCATCATATTGCCTGCCGTGATACCCGCCGGGGCGAATAACCCGCTCGGGCGCTTTGCGCTGCGCTTACAGCAGGGCGGCGGCGAGTATCTCATTCATGGCACCAATGCGCGTAACAGCATCGGCCTGCGCGCCAGCTCTGGCTGCATCCGGATGCGAGCCGCAGATATTAAAGCGCTGTTTAATCAGGTGGCGTGGGGCACGCGCGTGCAGATAATCAATGAGCCGGTGAAATATGCCAGCGAGCCGGACGGTCAGCGCTATGTCGAAGTGCACCAGCCGCTGTCGCGTAGCGACGCGGACAATCCGCAGACGATGCCGGTCGTCATTACTGCCGCCTTCGGACAGTTTATTGACGATGCAGGCACTGACGCCATGGCGGTCGATAACGCACTGACGCGCCGCGCGGGTTATCCGGTGGCGGTGAGTGCGCACAGCGCGTCGCCCGCGCAGATTACGCCGATACAGAGCGTCAGGGCAACGGTCACGCCGCCTGCGGGCGTCGGGCTGTCAGAGGCTGCGGTACAGCCTGTCGCGCATGTGACGGTGCAGTAG
- the lpp gene encoding murein lipoprotein Lpp, protein MNRTKLVLGAVILGSTLLAGCSSNAKIDQLSSDVQTLNAKVDQLSNDVNAMRSDVQAAKDDAARANQRLDNMATKYRK, encoded by the coding sequence ATGAATCGTACTAAACTGGTACTGGGCGCGGTAATCCTGGGTTCTACTCTGCTGGCTGGTTGCTCCAGCAACGCTAAAATCGATCAGCTGTCTTCTGACGTTCAGACTCTGAACGCTAAAGTTGACCAGCTGAGCAACGACGTGAACGCAATGCGTTCCGACGTTCAGGCTGCTAAAGACGACGCAGCTCGCGCTAACCAGCGTCTGGACAACATGGCTACTAAATACCGTAAGTAA
- the pykF gene encoding pyruvate kinase PykF, with protein MKKTKIVCTIGPKTESEEMLTKMLDAGMNVMRLNFSHGDYEEHGQRIKNLRNVLAKTGKQAAILLDTKGPEIRTIKLEGGNDVSLKAGQTFTFTTDKSVVGNSETVAVTYEGFTKDLSVGNTVLVDDGLIGMEVTAIEGNKVICKVLNNGDLGENKGVNLPGVSIALPALAEKDKKDLIFGCEQGVDFVAASFIRKRSDVEEIRQHLKAHGGEHIQIISKIENQEGLNNFDEILEASDGIMVARGDLGVEIPVEEVIFAQKMMIEKCIRARKVVITATQMLDSMIKNPRPTRAEAGDVANAILDGTDAVMLSGESAKGKYPLEAVTIMATICERTDRVMTSRLEFNNDSRKLRITEAVCRGAVETAEKLAAPLIVVATEGGKSAKSVRKYFPDATILALTTNELTARQLVLSKGVVPQLVKEISSTDDFYRLGKEAALESGLAQKGDVVVMVSGALVPSGTTNTASVHVL; from the coding sequence ATGAAAAAGACGAAAATTGTTTGCACCATCGGCCCGAAAACCGAATCCGAAGAAATGCTGACCAAAATGCTCGACGCGGGCATGAACGTGATGCGCCTTAACTTCTCCCACGGCGACTACGAAGAACACGGTCAGCGCATCAAAAACCTGCGCAACGTTCTGGCGAAAACCGGCAAGCAAGCCGCTATCCTGCTGGACACCAAAGGCCCGGAAATCCGCACCATCAAACTGGAAGGCGGCAACGACGTCTCTCTGAAAGCGGGCCAGACCTTCACCTTCACCACCGACAAATCCGTCGTCGGCAACAGCGAAACCGTTGCGGTGACTTATGAAGGCTTCACCAAAGACCTGTCCGTCGGCAACACCGTGCTGGTGGATGACGGCCTGATCGGCATGGAAGTCACCGCCATTGAAGGCAACAAGGTTATCTGTAAAGTGCTGAACAACGGCGATCTGGGCGAGAACAAAGGCGTTAACCTGCCGGGCGTCTCCATCGCGCTGCCGGCGCTGGCGGAAAAAGATAAAAAAGACCTTATCTTCGGCTGCGAGCAGGGCGTCGATTTCGTTGCGGCTTCCTTTATCCGTAAACGTTCGGACGTTGAAGAGATTCGCCAGCACCTGAAAGCGCACGGCGGCGAACACATCCAGATCATCTCCAAAATCGAAAACCAGGAAGGCCTGAACAACTTCGACGAAATCCTCGAAGCGTCTGACGGCATCATGGTAGCGCGTGGCGATCTGGGCGTAGAGATCCCGGTTGAAGAAGTTATCTTCGCGCAGAAGATGATGATCGAGAAATGTATCCGTGCGCGTAAAGTGGTTATCACCGCGACCCAGATGCTGGACTCCATGATCAAGAACCCGCGCCCGACCCGCGCTGAAGCTGGCGACGTGGCGAACGCCATTCTGGACGGCACCGATGCCGTCATGCTCTCCGGCGAATCCGCTAAGGGTAAATACCCGCTGGAAGCGGTCACCATTATGGCGACAATCTGTGAACGTACCGACCGCGTAATGACCAGCCGTCTGGAGTTCAACAACGACAGCCGTAAACTGCGCATCACCGAGGCCGTGTGCCGCGGCGCGGTGGAAACTGCCGAGAAACTGGCTGCGCCGCTGATTGTCGTCGCGACCGAAGGCGGTAAATCGGCGAAGTCCGTGCGTAAATACTTCCCGGACGCGACCATCCTCGCGCTGACCACCAATGAACTGACCGCGCGTCAGCTGGTGCTGAGCAAAGGCGTGGTGCCGCAGCTGGTGAAAGAGATCTCCTCTACCGACGATTTCTACCGTCTGGGTAAAGAAGCGGCGCTGGAAAGCGGCCTTGCGCAGAAAGGCGACGTGGTCGTGATGGTTTCTGGCGCGCTGGTACCGAGCGGAACCACCAACACCGCTTCCGTGCACGTCCTGTAA
- the ynhH gene encoding protein YnhH, which yields MNGFSTLDNAFTVEHSRSRRLAEPQAHFLLHAFLMSPILRLWHHNFRNTSLPDRQSTPQGMISISFN from the coding sequence TTGAATGGTTTCAGCACATTGGATAACGCCTTTACCGTCGAACATTCGCGCTCTCGCCGCCTGGCTGAACCTCAAGCACACTTTCTCCTGCACGCTTTTTTGATGTCACCTATCCTTAGGCTGTGGCATCACAACTTTCGCAACACAAGTTTACCCGACCGGCAGAGCACGCCGCAGGGCATGATTTCCATATCCTTCAACTAA
- a CDS encoding autotransporter strand-loop-strand O-heptosyltransferase, which yields MAMTVTSSASNGYAFILPPEKPTQQGPEGILYDFNDGARLLLPAGDWRVEISDNETGNILFASDIAQGWVISTKKYYVPFRLQVWKKGHSEPLLDHALDMRDKPVLISFPTGTLGDLVGWVPYAERFRQTFGCQVECTMAQPIIDLFAPVYPELQFYAPDRWASERTHHEPPYATWRVGLFFQGDLDKQPFDFRAVGLHRTAGHILGVDPSEIVPDLRQNAPRQIAEPYVCIATQSTSQAKFWNNGSGWHEVIEFLKAQGYRVLCIDKERVVGRGYVWNKIPHGAEDFTGSLPLRDRVALLEHADFFIGLGSGLSWLAWGCRIPVVLISGFSLPGSEFYTPWRVINTHVCNGCWDDVRLNFDHQDYFWCPRHKGTDRQYECTRFITGKQVIGHLRRLISLKSNPFDIKTTALADPNQHAA from the coding sequence ATGGCGATGACGGTCACTTCATCTGCCAGTAATGGCTACGCCTTTATTTTACCCCCGGAAAAACCCACGCAGCAGGGGCCTGAAGGCATTTTGTACGATTTCAATGACGGCGCGCGGCTGCTTTTGCCTGCGGGCGACTGGCGCGTTGAAATAAGCGACAACGAAACTGGAAATATACTTTTCGCGAGTGATATCGCGCAGGGCTGGGTCATTAGCACCAAAAAATATTACGTGCCTTTTCGTCTGCAGGTCTGGAAGAAAGGGCACAGTGAACCGCTGCTCGATCACGCGCTCGATATGCGCGACAAACCGGTGTTGATCTCCTTTCCGACCGGCACGCTGGGCGACCTGGTCGGCTGGGTGCCTTATGCAGAGCGCTTTCGCCAGACGTTCGGCTGCCAGGTGGAATGCACCATGGCGCAGCCGATTATCGATCTTTTCGCGCCGGTCTACCCGGAACTGCAGTTTTACGCGCCGGATCGCTGGGCAAGCGAGCGCACCCATCACGAGCCGCCTTACGCCACCTGGCGCGTCGGGCTTTTCTTTCAGGGCGATCTCGACAAACAGCCGTTTGATTTTCGCGCCGTCGGCCTGCACCGCACTGCCGGTCATATTCTCGGCGTCGACCCAAGCGAAATCGTGCCCGATCTGCGCCAGAACGCCCCGCGCCAGATTGCCGAACCCTATGTCTGCATCGCCACGCAATCCACGAGCCAGGCCAAATTCTGGAATAACGGCAGCGGCTGGCATGAGGTTATCGAATTTCTTAAAGCGCAGGGCTATCGCGTTCTGTGCATCGACAAAGAGCGCGTGGTCGGGCGCGGCTACGTCTGGAACAAAATCCCGCACGGCGCGGAAGATTTCACCGGCAGCCTGCCGCTGCGCGACCGCGTGGCGCTGCTTGAGCACGCGGACTTTTTCATCGGCCTCGGCAGCGGTCTCTCCTGGCTTGCCTGGGGCTGTCGCATTCCGGTGGTGCTGATAAGCGGCTTCAGCCTGCCCGGCAGCGAGTTTTATACCCCCTGGCGCGTCATCAACACTCACGTTTGCAACGGCTGCTGGGATGACGTGCGTCTGAATTTTGACCATCAGGACTATTTCTGGTGTCCGCGCCACAAAGGCACGGACCGGCAGTACGAGTGCACGCGTTTTATCACGGGTAAACAGGTGATAGGCCACTTACGGCGGCTTATCTCTCTGAAAAGCAACCCATTCGACATCAAAACAACAGCATTGGCAGACCCAAATCAACACGCCGCGTGA